The following nucleotide sequence is from Aedes aegypti strain LVP_AGWG chromosome 3, AaegL5.0 Primary Assembly, whole genome shotgun sequence.
tcgGTGCTAATTGAAATTCCCGGCTTTTTCCCGGTGCGCTGATCACCCTGTTAATtgatacacctaccctatatgttAGTTGGGAATTTTTTCggcttctcagggcatagagtatcttcgtacctatcacacgatatacgcatgcaaaaatagtcattggcacagtattaactctcagttaatagctgtggaagtgctcattgaacattaagctgagaagcaggctctgtcccagtggggacgtaatggcagaaagaagaagaagctcaattcaaaacaaaacttataaaagtCATGGTGGTTCGAGTGCTATTAAAGTAAgaaactttcactccaaatatcataaacatcgattgagatttgaaaaagttacggctatttattgtttttcgacgtgaatattgtaatttttggtcaaacttttgttgcatggaaccaaatgaagcttttttttttctatctaggTCATTTTtaaccctaggctagttcatctcgggaccaacagcTTTACCTCCCTTCCGGAGGAAGACTTCACTTTAAcattttacgtcataagtgactatcttggagatgagattcgatcccaagtcctcggcgtgagaggcgtgtgttttaaccactacaccaggcccgtcccctggaaccaaatgaagataaaatctctTACAATAtgttatgtaagggcgtttctaggcctatcataatgatgctttgaggtgtattagtttttgcataaatgcttagaaataatttttggcccatagtggggcaaaagttcgaatggaattttgtgtcacgtttacctaggcttaccagatggtatcctttgggaggacatgtcctccttttttgTCATGCGTCCTTCCGTCCTCCTTTAAGCTGagaatgtcctcctttttcaaattaatcgaaTATTCAATTTATCCATTCGTTTTCTGCTCATTTATTCTTAAGAATCTCTAACTATATATCAGTCTTGGATACGGATAAAATATTTATCAATTTGAAACCAATGTTGGTGGCTGTGTGAATTTTCACTTTATTCTATACGTTTACGAAGTTTAAACTTTGAATTAACTTAAGTTTTGTATAAAAGGTAAAAAATTACGATTCGTCTGATCATTGTCACTGTTGTAAGTAGCGTTCTAATTATCACTTTGTCTAAGTGTTCTAATTGTCACTGCTTAGTGTTAGGTGTAGAAACATCGCTATTTTTGCTTCCTCAAACTGGTTTTGATTGATTCAGGTTGATTCTTGAAGAAATGGTTCACTTATCAGtattttccaaaagcattttctatttttttttcaaaaataaatatttgttaaGATAtggcaaatttttgaaatgtcctcctttttcaaaaccagtaaagcaaaatgtcctcctttctgaaaaattcttctGGTAAGCCTACGTTTACCTCGTCCggcgtttttattttatttttttcgattcggCTTGTGAAAATTAGATACGACGGATGATGCCACGTGCAAATTTTCTGTGGAATGTTTTTTAAAGTGATTGTAGTGCTTTTTCCGAAGATTATATCTGAAAATGATTTGTGGAGTTTTGCTCGAAAGTGCTTTGTGATAACTCTAGCTATTGAATTCGTTCGCACGACTAGATTTTTGTATCTCCTGTGTGTTAAgcgtgttgattcaaaaattgaatgtgGTTCGTGGATGCTCGGTTCGGGATGGATTATGCACCGCAGTTTGTTGGCTTACGCTATTGTTCATCATTAGAGGAGCTACGGATTGCGGAGGActttcgaaaaaggaatttggtgagtttgttctgatcagcagcgcatgatcactATGCGTAAATAataaccatttgtcggccagaacgtttACCGAACatatcctatggcactaccctttccataaacattccacaatatcccgtaacacctatgagaggtcgtagagttctctgcatctttcttaagtaggtgttcaatcaatcatcctttcccattccacaaggacgtggccaggacagctctcgattattggaggatgcgtcaatcttgtctaagagttagaggttagtcccaaatttctgactttggtaacggacgggaaggaggcaaccctcatacaatggtctaggactgtaccacctacgaatttgtgcgaaatgcttaatgctaatgctaatgctaatagtggggcaaaagttcaaatcagcggggcaaaagttcgacctatgtATAAATTCACGAAAAATTAGCAAATTGCTAAAATCcttatattatcttcaaattgagctgaatttgcctgatcgtgcgaaaaatgtcaccaaaattttacatgtagtgtgtatttttcagcTGTCATACAAGTAtggatatgttgtgttttaaccaacgaacttttgccccatactagattcgaactcttgccccaccggtggggcaaaattgcgcttaagacaatcaattttcaaactgttacatctaaaaatgggtaaatattttgacacaagtttgttcagcaaaattatagctaatatgttgaaggttcactgtatggtatttgttttgcttcaactgctattattttcctggaatctttgattataccactaaggtcgaacttttgccccaccttactctaccccGCAGTACCTTACCCGCACCACAAGGAGATCCTAGTAAAAACAGCCATACGAACAATTGGCGTTGCTACCTTGTTCAAAACTATATCAACAAACATATGTGTTTTGCTTATTCTAAGTATATGATACAATCACTAGCgatattcatttgaaaataataattaacagTACAGCAATTGCCACGTGGTTAGTGTTTTGATGGGCACTTGATGTAATCATGCGACAACCATAGAACCGTTACTAGTCATGCAATTGATCATACCTATCCAATCTGCATAAATTATACTAGCTACTTCCGACAATGACAGATTTTTCCGCAGTCAAAAAGTGGGGCTGGTTCTGGATGACACGTTTCCGACTTCAGCACAGGCAGTTAAGCATGCATGAGcatggtgaaaaaaaaactgagcgTAGCGGAAATATTGCAGATTCAATTAAGATAAGTTTTTGAACGTTACATTGGCATCAACTAACTAAATATAAAATCGGCAATTAACACGATTCGGTTCACAGTCACCCGATGTATTTCATCTGCACTGGGTCAACCTATTCCAACGATGAAAATTTTCGTTTGCCTAATCATTTTGTTCGTTGCAGCACGCTTGGAGGTTTGTGACTGAGCTTCAATGTGTCTGTCACATTAATTTACTCAAGTGATGACTCTTTCGTAGGCCAACTCCGACGAAGAGAAGAAAGCACAAGCCAAGGAAATGATGCGAGGTATGGCCGAGGAATGTAAGAAGAAAGAAGGCGCCACCGACGAGGACGTGGAAGCATTGCTCGAAGACAAGACACCGGAAACGGAGGTCCAGAAGTGTTTCCTTTCGTGTTTTCAGCACCAGTTCCAGATTTCCGACGGCAAACGGTTCAACAAGGATGGGTTTATGCAGCTCAGCGCAATGATGTTCGGGGAGGACCAGGAGAAAATGGCCACAGCCGAGGAGATAGCCGAAGAATGCTCCAGTGTGGAGAACGCTGACCGTTGCCAGCTTTCGGTGGACATTAAAGAGTGCGTCGAAAAAGCGATGGACAAAAGGGGAATCAAAATGGAGAAATGAAGCTGGCGACGATCGAATATGTTCTAATGGCTTGGAAGGTTTTGTGACTATTTCAGTATCATATCTTACAATTGTTAAAACGAGCATTGAAAAACTGATTGATTGCTAGCGGCTTAACGAACATTATAAACCAATAAAACCTCTTTATTAACAGAACTATCCAAACGTGTAACTTTGCTGTACCTCTCGGAACAAGGGTTTGCAGTCAATTTTAGCATTGAGTCTAGCACACAGCAAAAACACCCCGGACAGTTTTCGATGCAGTGAGTAGATTTCCTCCGGTGGTGGACACAATCGATGAGCAACCATTACCGGAACCAGTGCAGCAATTTTCTTGGTTGTACTCTGCCGCCCGAATTCAAATTCTCCGTCGACACTGAAAACCTCACCCAGGATTAGGACGGCATCGATGTGGGCGTTTTCCATGGTAGGCGTTTCGTATCCGGTCAGGAAACCCATTTGGCGTGATAATTCCAAGATTCGTTTCCGGTCGTTTCTCGTTGCGGCTTCGATTACCTAGAAAAGATCGTTGATTTGTACTGATCATGTATTGAGGAAACATTACTTCAAATACCAACCCTCATATAGTTATCCATAAACGGTTTTGGGTAGAATCGCGTGGCGCCAAAATCAATCAGCATGATTCGTCTACTTTCCGCATCGTACAGGAAGTTCGACCAGTTGGGATCCGTTTGCATGCAACGGAAGGTAAACAATTCGTTCAGGCACAGCTTCATCACAGATCGGGCGATGTGGTTGCGATGGTCTTGGCTAGAAAAAATCGAAAAGATGAAATAAGGTGaaaatgcatcgaagccaaacctaaaattatcaggagcacaaatctagagaaccagacagcggtttgagctgaaaactaaatcgattagtcacacgctggtggtgaccaatcgatcaagttttcagcttgaacgactgtttagttctctagatttgtgctcttgaaaatttgaggtttacaTTTACATCAATAATCCATGGGATTTCCGTGCGATTTCTTATGTTGaagcttttcaatcaacgtgTTCCTTTCAATCGGCTGTTCGAAGTAGACACATTAATATAGTCATGTTTGGAAACGTCTTTTAGATAAGTTTCATGATTTCTAATGGCTTTTAAAGCTTTGAGTAAAGTGTTTCTTAAATTAACAACACAGTGTGTTTCTCTATGATGATTGCAAACCATGTTTATTTAAACCTATTTAAACACTGATGAGAAACTTCTCACATGCCCCAAGTGATTGAAAAATTTATGGTGTTTCAATATTGTTCAATTTAGGTCTACTTTGAATTAGAGTTAGATCTTGGAATCATTAGGTTTTttatcctttaaaatttcttcaaaataaactttaacaTTCAGTACACATCAAATTATGTTAGAAAAATGCACCATGAAAagaccgttcgattttggcaacatgaaatttttggacgaaagcgccttccgaagatgttataTAGCTACTTGTCCTATAACAGTCGAGACAAATCAATGATCGGTATGCATAAGAGCTGCCACCACAGCTTAAAAATAGCTTAGTAGGTTCGCCAGATTTGtaggtaaaaggatcgcatagaagctttcgttcgtatatAAAGCGcatttactcagcataaagccgtataagGAAAGCTTCGAGAATGTTTACATCTGTACTAAATGTTAGTTTTTATTTCGTCGTTCGGTAAACATTTTTCTACCGAAAACGCCCTGTAAATGAAAAACGAACTGAAGTTTCGGTATCGCTAACGAGCTTTAccgaaaaaactttaaaaaataggaAAATCGTAAACATATTTATCCTTTTATTCCGAAGTCGTCATTACATTTAGCGAAAAACTGTAAATCGTTCAGATTTACTGTAGATTGTAAACTTTTACAGTAGGTACTTCACTACTAGCTCAACAATGGTTTACCGAACAAATTGTAATTTGTTCCAAACACCAAACATGCCGCCAAATTTGTTTCAAAGTGCAAAACGACTCGTTTGGATTGTGTCCGATGATTTTTAAAAGATGTGTTCGTGATCATTTCTTTAAATCTAAGTAGGATGAACAAGACGAGCGTTTGGTTCTTATCCGTGAGCAATTCTcgttgaaaccaggccgccatcggcacccatcgttagaattccaattttatgtcactgatcgctagttttcgataaaacttaagggtggtcctttttgttgtctcaaattggtggacccctcgtacgccagctagctgaacagtttgcgaaaaagcccattttttgataaatcttgggtatttcttcacgggatatgtctcatatttcgcttggaacacatagcaaacttagtggcatcgtatagaaaaaggatatagctttaatttaaacttgaaaaaattttggcggcctcAATGTgttttgacggttttcatttattgaatttatttatttattattactgaattcaaagatgtgtcaaagaattattctgttgtcagaaatcgcattaaaaaagaaaatacctgtttaataacctggatttataactaataaatgagtatcaggctcggttccagtagggacgtaacgtcagtaaaatgaagaataataagaagaagagtatacgtaaccttttttattggtagtctctaaattcgacatgctgagtgctatcaaggtgaaaactcattctactacttaaaatcaagatggcgtcaaaatccaagatggccgccacattttttcactcaaattaatactcctattcttcatctgtctcaaatagtacaccaacgattgaaaacttgtttctttgttgtatgtatgtatgtaggtagccaccaatccttgcttgagtcttgctctgcatgcggctccactcaacagtaaggtcaaattttattaccaatctgaattcaacatatcgctgtatgaagggccaaaaggggggtgggggacccgtaagcagagacacttacgcgaaacccgcgggaaatagagaatctccttccagccatatgatccaacagattgagtattagaatttgcaatacttgtcgagctttccacggaaaggtttgttagaagaagggcgcgtcaaatcttttaca
It contains:
- the LOC5563606 gene encoding general odorant-binding protein 19d — encoded protein: MKIFVCLIILFVAARLEANSDEEKKAQAKEMMRGMAEECKKKEGATDEDVEALLEDKTPETEVQKCFLSCFQHQFQISDGKRFNKDGFMQLSAMMFGEDQEKMATAEEIAEECSSVENADRCQLSVDIKECVEKAMDKRGIKMEK